A window of Miscanthus floridulus cultivar M001 chromosome 12, ASM1932011v1, whole genome shotgun sequence genomic DNA:
ATCATGAACATTGCCAAAAAGGAAGTTCAACAAGATGTGTGTAATAAGAGGAAAAAGTTACCATGCTGAAGGATATATGTACATACCTTTACAGTTTTTGCAGAGCTCTTGATCTTTCCCCATGAAACTGCTTCGTCAGGCCGTGCCCCAGAATCACTACCATCAAACTCCTGAGCAGTGTTGACATACACTGCATAATCTGCACCGTTGCGCAACATATTGgcattgcatatgtgatgctttggAAGGCCTCCACCAAGAATTATAATCCCTGTCTTCCTTGGGATTGCGTGGATGGTTTCCGTATTCATCAGCCGTACATCTATGAAGATTTCAAACATGATCTatatggaaaaagaaaaaaaatggaaaatGAAGAAGCATAGAAATCAAGTCAAGTGGAACGTACCTTGTACAATGTCAACAATAAGACCAGGATTGTGGACCGAGTGACAAAATAGCATGTCTCCAATTGATCCGTCGGTCAATGCTGGGCAGAACACAGGGATGTTGTTCTGCTCATGTTTTGATGAGTCAGTTATGTGTGGATTCAGTCTTTGAGATGTTCCCATGTGTTCGCTGCTTTGTAATAAGAGTACAAAAGTTTGAATCCAATACTAGTTTAGTATGTTAATTACCTTGTATGCCCAGTAAAGGTAGGAGCTTTCATCATTTATTTCTTTGCCAAGACGAGCAATCACCTTTGATGGTGTCCAAACATTCTGCAGACAAGAAAGAAATCATGGAGGCTATGAAAACTTGTTTGGATACTCATGTCTCTTGAAGAACAGGATGCATCAGTGTGTGATATTCAAGCTGCATTTGTCAAGGAATGCTTGCTTACTTCGGTGGATTGTTCCAGCAGCATCTTGTCAAGGATTGGCATGATCCAGTTCTCAAACTTGCAGTAGTTATCATTGGGCACCAACAGGTTTCCTATCCGGTTAAGTCCTTTGGACCGCAGCAGAGCTCCAGGTAAAGAGAAATCACCTTTGTAAGTTGGCGCAAGGCATTTGATGAGATCCTCCTCTATACCCCCAGCAGTTGTAACGATAACATCCACCTGAAGAGAAACATTTTGTGGGAGGAAATAAATGTACGGATTAGGAAACTAGACATAGAtgcatctgatgacctgacaatCTCAGCACAGTACTATCTAGGCATACTCTGTAAACTGATTCACAAAAGGGGCGATAGTTAAACTTGTTTCTAATTTAATTTCGATACAGTAAGTTGGAGAATTCACCATGCCATGCTGAGCAAGAAATCGGATAATCTCCCGAACACCAGAAGACACAAGGTTAGAAGTGAAGCCCAGAAAGATCTTGCACTTCACGGATTCTCTATATGCAGGATCAAGTTCAGCTTCAGCACAATCATCGCTTGGCTTCTCGTGGGATAACCTCCAGTCCAACTTGTTCCAGCCAAGCAAAGGATAAAGGGTGAGCATGATAAAATAGTTAAGAACCTTGAAAAGGAGAGTATCCACTCAGCAGAACTGAAAAAAGAGCAAATTAGCGCCAGATAGATATACACTGTATATATGTTGCTCTCTACTATATAGTCCAATCATCAAGGCATTATTTGGACGGCGTTTTTTTTCTCTCTGTTCCTGTATTTTTACCGTGAAATCAAACTAATTTTTAAGAAATTTATTTTTGCATTCCATATGAGGCCTAAATTGAAAACATCAGACATTCCGAGCCATTTCGGTCCGCTAGCTGTTTCGTTTAGATCAAAACTTCAGAACATCTATGTATCTTGTCAGTAGGTCTGGTTTTGAAGCAAAGCAGTCTACAAGAGTGCTTCTGTACCACAGATGTGCTCGTAGTTCTAGTAGATTTTTAACTTGTCAAATTTTTTATGAATTTTTACAAAACGAGTTTTCAAGTCGACTTTTGTCACAAAGTACATATATGGGTGTGTTTTAAGGCGTTTTCCACATTTCCACCGTAAAGGTAGTTTGTACTGAATATTTTTCCAATATATGTAAGGTGGTCAAACTGTTGCTATTGCTATCATAGTATCATTACGTTTTGGTCAATTCTGTATCCTGTTACACTTTTTTTTTAAGCCGTCAATGCTGAGACGAAGGAGATGTGCCTTCCTGTAGCAGAGGAAGCAACCAAAGGACGGTTTTGCTTCGTGACGATGAGGTACTGAAGAGTTTTTGTGGGATTCTCGTCCGTgcgagcgagtttggcatgcaaATAAGGCGGGTGACGTGCGTACCATCTGGTTGACGACGTCGATAGCGTCGCCGAGGTTAGAGGCCTGGAACCCCGTGGACGCGAGCGAGGCGAGCAGtcccgcgaggccgaggcccgcgTCGTCGAAGTCGGCGCCGGCGATCCTCGTGAAGCGCTTGTCGTCGAGGCGCTCCGACGGTTTCAGCAGGATGGAGCGCACGTCTTCCAGGGCGTCCACCATGTCC
This region includes:
- the LOC136497343 gene encoding deoxyhypusine synthase-like, whose translation is MGAAPEEGGVPARDMVDALEDVRSILLKPSERLDDKRFTRIAGADFDDAGLGLAGLLASLASTGFQASNLGDAIDVVNQMLDWRLSHEKPSDDCAEAELDPAYRESVKCKIFLGFTSNLVSSGVREIIRFLAQHGMVDVIVTTAGGIEEDLIKCLAPTYKGDFSLPGALLRSKGLNRIGNLLVPNDNYCKFENWIMPILDKMLLEQSTENVWTPSKVIARLGKEINDESSYLYWAYKNNIPVFCPALTDGSIGDMLFCHSVHNPGLIVDIVQDVRLMNTETIHAIPRKTGIIILGGGLPKHHICNANMLRNGADYAVYVNTAQEFDGSDSGARPDEAVSWGKIKSSAKTVKVHCDATIAFPLLVAATFARKVHGTKSTN